One part of the Denticeps clupeoides unplaced genomic scaffold, fDenClu1.1, whole genome shotgun sequence genome encodes these proteins:
- the LOC114776763 gene encoding IQ domain-containing protein C-like: MTERSAWLQRTTRFQARSRGYLVRRTLKAAQAEFEDIVSEVDGDLCDLSWEGTLIPQPRFSDQGVVTLGLGRCAPPEREAPSTRPQDAAPERDPACRKVGDGGELEMENHPGTSAWCSSPVDGTSSEFKLKALQARPAAEEVLASAVSLQERRSILTMELLWIQQAIASRKKYLIMKEALVAV, encoded by the exons ATGACTGAGAGGAGCGCCTGGCTCCAGCGGACCACGCGGTTTCAG GCGAGATCCCGGGGTTACCTGGTCCGGAGAACCTTGAAGGCTGCGCAGGCCGAGTTTGAGGACATTGTGAGTGAGGTTGACGGGGACCTTTGTGACCTCAGCTGGGAGGGGACACTCATCCCTCAACCTCGCTTTTCAGACCAG GGAGTCGTGACGTTGGGACTCGGTCGCTGCGCGCCGCCTGAACGCGAAGCTCCCAGCACTCGGCCGCAGGATGCTGCTCCAGAGAGGGACCCTGCGTGCAGAAAGGTGGGAGATGGCGGGGAGCTGGAGATGGAGAACCACCCAGGAACCTCTGCTTGGTGCAGCTCACCTGTGGATGGTACCAGCAGTGAATTTAAGTTAAAAG CTTTGCAGGCACGTCCGGCCGCTGAAGAAGTCCTCGCCTCTGCCGTTTCGCTGCAGGAGCGCAGGAGCATTCTCACCATGGAGCTGCTCTGGATCCAGCAGGCCATTGCCAGCAGGAAGAAG TACCTGATTATGAAGGAGGCGCTGGTTGCTGTGTAG